A part of Pectinophora gossypiella chromosome Z, ilPecGoss1.1, whole genome shotgun sequence genomic DNA contains:
- the LOC126380415 gene encoding uncharacterized protein LOC126380415 — MRLDAEATNSIEEILKQLSIVISAKEEANRVTQVNTSNETSPYTVETLHVNEANNPRTNYNSNGTNHYKRQWNTANPRSSSWNSRPNNKPTKRKFDSNGERNNKFHGGKKEKWSCVFCDGDHKGECNKVTAIDERKAKLKARNRCFSCFKTGHLSNDCEIHCFTDSLTRAYAAVVYVVGEDEKSFVIGKSRLVPIKDQEHLKIPRLELLGALIGSRLIRYVTKFINLNVSKQVLWTDSQIVIDWFNSNKLLTPFVSRRIEEIKRNKNLIVRYVPSELNPADAATRPTNSIEDGRKWLTGPDFLLQDPNTWPTHTRSDTIFLIGEDLTSTDDVQDKIPESMVVENEDNSHDDHQLMERGIETDSHNTLEEIRKIQSEYFKEEVNGKETSLSRNLGLFKDVDGILRCKGRFRNANWSFDKRYPMIIPKDCNFTNKVIKDTHERNYHVGASHTLSIIRQTYWIPQGKRQVLKILKKCPRCSKHGGGPFKLPPTPALPYERVNYSKAFTFTGVDYLGPVLVKTETGTSKRWICLFTCLAVRAIHLEVVQDLSAEEGLSAFRRMCSTRGVPELITSDNALHFKLISDIVSKPYCVQNKIKWRFIPELAPWFGAFYERLVGLVKHCMRRTLQKHLLNDSQLSTIVKEIEAVLNTRPLTSVDAELEFILKPSDFLQPGRCLIMETAQNGLPIQGTLSKTNLIKGWKKARTILQEFEEMFQNRYLPSLRERYNHSLKQPRVTSKLNPQEGQIVQIKGDKNREGWKVGKIISLIKGSDGLVRVAQVKVGNSIFTRSIAHLYPLEAEDEEQYDPVPQDTTKNSEPLWLPSDQSVNTPDVATEDVDDIHIDTCNNNKTTNAEDIERTYDILNVTNKTAVTENENENDNRLNELINDDDKIMDNESLEQQPEINRPRRTAAVRALQKIREWTRNLMITLQL, encoded by the exons ATGAGATTGGATGCTGAGGCAACAAACTCGATAGAAGAGATATTAAAACAACTCTCCATAGTAATATCAGCGAAGGAAGAAGCGAACAGAGTTACTCAAGTGAATACTTCAAACGAGACATCACCATATACGGTGGAAACATTACATGTGAACGAGGCCAATAATCCAAGAACAAATTATAACTCTAATGGAACAAATCACTATAAGAGGCAATGGAACACTGCGAATCCTAGATCGTCTTCTTGGAATTCAAGACCAAATAATAAACCAACTAAAAGGAAATTCGATTCTAATggagaaagaaataataaatttcatgGAGGCAAAAAGGAGAAATGGTCATGTGTATTTTGTGATGGAGATCACAAAGGTGAATGTAATAAAGTTACTGCAATTGATGAAAGGAAAGCAAAATTAAAAGCCAGAAATAGATGTTTTAGCTGTTTTAAAACTGGTCACTTA AGTAACGACTGTGAAATACATTGCTTTACGGACTCTTTAACCAGAGCTTATGCAGCAGTGGTTTATGTAGTTGGAGAAGATGAGAAGAGTTTTGTGATTGGCAAATCTCGTCTCGTGCCAATCAAAGATCAAGAACATTTGAAAATACCACGTCTGGAGTTACTTGGAGCATTAATTGGAAGTCGTCTGATACGATATGTAACTAAATTCATTAATTTGAATGTAAGCAAGCAAGTGCTATGGACTGATAGTCAGATTGTCATTGATTGGTTCAACTCGAATAAGCTATTGACTCCATTTGTGTCAAGGAGGATCGAAGAgataaaacgtaataaaaacttGATTGTCAGATACGTACCGTCAGAACTTAATCCAGCTGATGCAGCTACTAGACCAACGAATTCTATCGAAGACGGAAGAAAGTGGTTGACAGGACCAGACTTTCTACTTCAAGATCCGAATACTTGGCCTACACATACAAGGAGTGATACAATTTTTTTGATTGGGGAGGATCTGACGAGTACTGATGATGTACAAGATAAGATCCCTGAGTCAATGGTTGTAGAGAATGAAGATAACTCTCATGACGACCACCAGTTAATGGAACGAGGAATAGAAACTGACTCACATAATACACTGgaagaaattagaaaaatacaGTCAGAATATTTTAAAGAGGAAGTGAACGGTAAAGAAACAAGTCTCAGTCGTAACCTTGGATTGTTCAAGGATGTAGATGGTATCTTACGATGCAAGGGCAGGTTTAGGAATGCCAACTGGTCATTTGATAAGAGGTATCCTATGATAATACCTAAGGATTGTAACTTTACCaataaagtaatcaaagatacACATGAAAGGAACTACCACGTTGGTGCTAGTCATACACTAAGTATAATTCGGCAAACCTACTGGATACCGCAAGGCAAGAGACAAGTTTTGAAGATCTTAAAGAAATGTCCACGTTGTTCGAAGCATGGCGGTGGACCCTTCAAACTACCACCCACACCTGCGTTGCCATATGAAAGGGTTAATTATAGCAAAGCCTTTACGTTTACTGGAGTAGATTATTTAGGACCTGTATTGGTCAAAACAGAGACAGGTACCAGCAAAAGATGGATATGTCTATTTACATGCCTTGCAGTTAGAGCTATACACTTAGAAGTTGTGCAAGATTTATCAGCTGAAGAAGGACTATCCGCTTTTAGGCGAATGTGTTCTACTAGAGGAGTACCAGAACTTATTACTTCTGACAATGCCTTACACTTCAAATTGATATCTGACATAGTGTCTAAACCATACTGTGttcaaaataagataaaatggcGATTTATACCCGAACTTGCGCCTTGGTTTGGAGCTTTCTATGAACGACTAGTAGGACTAGTAAAACATTGTATGCGTAGAACACTACAAAAACACCTATTGAATGATAGTCAACTGTCAACGATAGTAAAAGAAATAGAAGCTGTATTAAACACGCGACCTTTAACCTCTGTTGATGCAGAACTAGAGTTTATTTTGAAACCATCTGATTTTCTTCAACCTGGCAGATGTCTCATAATGGAGACCGCGCAGAATGGACTACCAATACAAGGTACATTATCGAAGACCAACTTAATTAAAGGATGGAAGAAGGCTCGTACAATACTACAAGAGTTCGAAGAAATGTTTCAAAATCGCTACTTACCAAGTCTACGTGAGAGATATAATCACTCGCTTAAACAACCACGTGTGACTTCTAAGTTAAATCCGCAAGAAGGCCAGATAGTTCAAATCAAAGGAGATAAAAACCGTGAAGGTTGGAAAGTCGGGAAAATTATCTCTTTGATCAAAGGCTCTGATGGATTGGTTAGAGTAGCTCAAGTTAAAGTAGGAAACTCTATCTTTACGCGATCTATTGCGCACTTGTATCCTCTGGAAGCCGAAGATGAGGAACAATATGATCCAGTACCTCAAGATACTACCAAGAATTCAGAACCCCTTTGGTTGCCTTCGGATCAGTCAGTGAATACACCTGATGTTGCGACAGAAGACGTAGATgatatacatatagatacatgcAACAACAATAAAACTACAAATGCTGAAGACATAGAAAGAACTTATGATATTTTGAATGTGACAAATAAAACGGCAGTGACTGAGAATGAAAATGAGAATGATAACAGACTTAATGAGttaataaatgatgatgataaaataatgGACAATGAATCATTGGAACAACAACCTGAAATAAATAGACCAAGACGGACTGCAGCGGTTCGAGCCCTTCAAAAGATAAGGGAATGGACACGCAATTTAATGATTACCTTACAACTCTAA
- the LOC126379819 gene encoding NADH dehydrogenase (ubiquinone) 23 kDa subunit-like, with amino-acid sequence MKDFFDRGAQCVFWTELIRGFAITFGHIFKEPATINYPFEKGPLSPRFRGEHCLRRYPTGEERCIACKLCEAVCPAQAITIEAEERCDLSRRAIRYDIDMTKCIFCGFCQEACPVDAIVEGPNFEYSTETREELFYNKEKLLSNGDRWEPEIASNIRDTHVYR; translated from the exons ATGAAGGATTTTTTCGACAGAGGGGCACAATGCGTGTTTTGGACCGAACTTATCAGAG GTTTCGCTATTACGTTCGGGCATATATTTAAAGAGCCTGCGACGATAAACTATCCGTTTGAGAAAGGTCCACTGTCGCCCCGGTTCAGAGGTGAGCATTGTTTACGAAGATATCCTACCGGAGAGGAGCGGTGCATCGCGTGCAAGCTGTGCGAGGCCGTGTGTCCGGCCCAAGCGATCACTATCGAGGCGGAGGAGCGCTGCGACCTCTCCCGCCGCGCCATACGTTACGACATCGATATGACCAAATGCATTTTTTGTGGCTTTTGTCAAGAGGCTTGTCCTGTCGACGCAATTGTTGAAGGTCCAAATTTTGAATACAGCACTGAAACACGCGAAGAACTATTTTATAACAAAGAAAAACTACTCTCGAACGGTGATCGATGGGAACCCGAAATAGCCAGCAATATTAGAGATACTCATGTATATCGTTAG